The sequence TTGGTCATATCGTCCTCGATGCCGAGCAAGGGCGAAAAGGCCGCCGCGTCGAGTTCGTCGCCCGGCCCCGCCGCGACCCATGGCGTGTTGTTCGCGTTCATCACATAGCCCGAACGCGGATTGACGAGCGCGGGCACGCGGTCGAACGGCAATGTCCGGGTCCACAGCGCCGCCGAGGTGTCGCCGGGCAGCACGCCGCGCCAGTCGAACCCCGCGGGCCGGTCGGGGAACATGGCGTTATAGAAGAGGCCGATATTGCCCCTGGCATCGGCGTAGACAAAATTGGTCGCGGGAACGCCCTGCCCCGCCATCGCCGCACGCCATTCGGCAAAGGACTTCGCCTTGTTCAACCGGTAATATTGGGTGACCATCGCCGCCTGATCCTGCCCCGCATAGCGGATCGCAAAGGCGCCCTCGTCATTCTTCACGACCGGCCCGTGCACCGAACGATAGATGGTGCGCGGCACGGGCAGGACGAAGGGACCGACCTTGATTTTCAGCCAGATGCGCTTTTCCTCGAGCGCGCGCCATTGGCCGTCGAAGCGGTATTTCCCGCCATTTTCGTCGAGCACGAGCCTGTAGACGTCGATCAGGTCGGGCCGGTTCACCGTGTTGGTCCAGCCGAGATATTGATTGTGGCCGAGGAAGGGATAGGGCGAGCCGGGGAAGGTCGCCCCGGCGAAATCCCACCCTTCTTCCGAATGGACGACCAGCTCGTACCAGGCAACGCCGCCGGTCCACGGCTGGTGCGAATTGGAGACGAGCCGCGTTGCGCCGTCGGTGGAGCGCGCGGGGGCGACCGCCATGCCGTTCGATCCATTGTCGGCCGGGTCACGGCCGACGGGCGTCAAACGATCGGCCGGGTCACGGCCGACCGGCGTCAAACGATCGGCCGGGTCACGGCCGACGGGCGTCAGCGCGCGCGGGACGAGCTTGCCGGTGGCATCGAGCGCGGGGCCGCCTTCGCGCCCGATCGGTTTGCCCTCGACGAGCGATCCCAGCACCGAATCGAGCCCGAAGAAAAAGGGCGAGCGGAGGACAAAGCCCGCGACGACATCCTCGCCCGTCACCGGGAACAGCCCCGACAAGCGCACCTCGTCGGGGTGCTTCTCGGCATAATGGTTGAGCCCCGCGGCATAGGCGGTGAACAGCGCGCGCACGTCGGCGGGCAGGCGCGGCCAGTCGCGCTTCGCGGTCGCGCGCACGCCGAGCAGCGCCGCGGCATAATCGACCTTCGCGCCTTCCTGTCCCAGCATCGCCCCGGCGCGGCCGCGCGTCATCGCCAGCACTTCCTGCAGGGTCGAAAAATCATCCTCGGCATGGGCGTAGGCGACGCCATAGGCGACGTCGGCGTCGGTCTTGCCGAAGATGTGCGGAACGCCGAAGCTGTCGCGCGCGATGCGCACGTCGGTCGGCTTGAAGGCGGGCGCCGCAGGCGCTTCTGCCGTCAACGGTTCCCAGATGGCCAGCGAGGCGGCGATCAACGCCAACAGCAACAGAAATCCCAGAAAAATCCGGCGCAGCATCGCTGGTCCTCTTCGCTTCGGCTCCCGCGCATCTGTGGCGACCATGTCGTTGGATGGCAAGCCGCTGTCGTTCGTCGAGCCGGATTTGCCGACGAGCGGGACGCGGTTATGCAGGAGACAGGCCATAAAATCGGGGAAAATCACATCATGCGCATGAAATCACTGCTTCTTTCCGCCTGTCTGTCGCTCGCCGTCGCGCCCGGCGCGATGGCGCAGGGCGTCATGGGATCGGGGGTGGTCCCGGCGAGCGCGGCGAACAGCGCCGAACGCGCGATCGGCTTCGCTTCGCGCGCGCCCGCGGGCGCCGCGCTCGTCATCGTGACGACCGACGCCGCGCTGCCGCCGCTCGATGGCGTCGCGCTCTCCGCGCCCGAGCGGCAGGCGGTCGAGGCCGCGATCGCCGCCGCCAGCTTCGACGGCAAGGCGGGATCGACGCTGTCGCTGCGCGGCATCGGCGCGCACCCGCGCATCCTGCTTGTCGGCGCAGGGGCGGTGCCCTCGTCGCTCGCGCTCGCCGAAGCGGGCGGCAAGGCGGCGCAGGAGCTGAAGGGCGAGGCGCATCCCGTCGCGATCGCCGGCGCCTTTGGCGACACCTCCGCCGCCGAA is a genomic window of Sphingopyxis sp. FD7 containing:
- a CDS encoding acylase — translated: MLRRIFLGFLLLLALIAASLAIWEPLTAEAPAAPAFKPTDVRIARDSFGVPHIFGKTDADVAYGVAYAHAEDDFSTLQEVLAMTRGRAGAMLGQEGAKVDYAAALLGVRATAKRDWPRLPADVRALFTAYAAGLNHYAEKHPDEVRLSGLFPVTGEDVVAGFVLRSPFFFGLDSVLGSLVEGKPIGREGGPALDATGKLVPRALTPVGRDPADRLTPVGRDPADRLTPVGRDPADNGSNGMAVAPARSTDGATRLVSNSHQPWTGGVAWYELVVHSEEGWDFAGATFPGSPYPFLGHNQYLGWTNTVNRPDLIDVYRLVLDENGGKYRFDGQWRALEEKRIWLKIKVGPFVLPVPRTIYRSVHGPVVKNDEGAFAIRYAGQDQAAMVTQYYRLNKAKSFAEWRAAMAGQGVPATNFVYADARGNIGLFYNAMFPDRPAGFDWRGVLPGDTSAALWTRTLPFDRVPALVNPRSGYVMNANNTPWVAAGPGDELDAAAFSPLLGIEDDMTNRAVRLIELFEASGRIDEARLKAIKYDTAYARTGYAKAWIDRLLALDTGRDPALAQAQALLRKWDWNLDGKGKGDALALMVLRPANGRHYQRREPPDPRQVLSETVAHLQEHFGRLDPRLGTLLRLRHGEGPNRIDLPLDGGNDTVRASTLWDEEPDGRLKVRHGDSFILFVTWDRDGRVRSESIQPFGAATTRPDSPHYNDQAPLFVRHRLKPVMFDPATLRASGARFYRP